A DNA window from Streptomyces sp. CA-278952 contains the following coding sequences:
- a CDS encoding GlxA family transcriptional regulator, with protein MAMTVFTHPGRHRVAVLAREVLLPIELGIVHQLFGQARQGASADGEPLYEVATCSLSPGDVRTDGDFTVAVPHGPEALAEADTVIVLSSYEDYVQETPAVPAPLAEALALIRPGARTASICTGAFVLASAGLLDGHTATTHWRYTELFARLFPRVELDPDVLYTDGGTVLTSAGCASGIDLCLHMIRRDHGSAVANDVARRTVVPPHREGGQVQYIRRPVPERSAPGTSAARAWALRRLQDPITLGQLAARESMSVRHFTRRFRDEVGLTPMNWLTRQRIELARELLEESDVPVEQVAARAGLGTAANLRHHFHAALGVSPSAYRTTFRGPGS; from the coding sequence ATGGCCATGACGGTCTTCACCCACCCCGGGCGGCACCGCGTCGCCGTGCTCGCCCGCGAGGTCCTGCTCCCCATCGAGCTGGGCATCGTGCACCAGCTCTTCGGCCAGGCCAGGCAGGGGGCCTCGGCGGACGGCGAGCCGCTGTACGAGGTCGCCACCTGCTCCCTGTCCCCCGGGGACGTGCGCACGGACGGCGACTTCACCGTGGCCGTCCCGCACGGCCCCGAGGCGCTGGCCGAGGCCGACACCGTGATCGTCCTGTCCTCGTACGAGGACTACGTCCAGGAGACCCCGGCGGTCCCGGCCCCGCTGGCGGAGGCCCTCGCGCTGATCCGGCCCGGCGCCCGGACGGCCTCGATCTGCACCGGAGCCTTCGTGCTGGCCTCGGCCGGACTGCTCGACGGCCACACGGCGACCACGCACTGGCGGTACACGGAGCTGTTCGCCCGGCTCTTCCCCCGGGTCGAGCTGGACCCGGACGTGCTCTACACCGACGGGGGGACCGTGCTGACCTCGGCGGGCTGCGCCTCCGGGATCGACCTGTGCCTGCACATGATCCGCCGCGACCACGGGAGCGCCGTCGCGAACGACGTGGCCCGGCGCACGGTCGTGCCGCCCCACCGCGAGGGCGGGCAGGTCCAGTACATCCGCCGGCCGGTGCCCGAACGGTCGGCTCCGGGGACCTCGGCCGCCCGTGCGTGGGCGCTGCGGCGGCTCCAGGACCCGATCACGCTGGGGCAGCTGGCGGCCAGGGAGTCGATGAGCGTCCGGCACTTCACCCGGCGGTTCCGGGACGAGGTCGGCCTGACGCCCATGAACTGGCTGACCCGGCAACGCATCGAACTGGCCAGGGAGTTGCTGGAGGAGTCGGACGTGCCCGTCGAGCAGGTGGCCGCGCGCGCCGGGCTCGGCACGGCGGCCAATCTGCGCCACCACTTCCACGCGGCGCTGGGCGTCTCGCCGAGCGCCTACCGCACGACGTTCCGGGGGCCGGGGAGCTGA
- a CDS encoding PadR family transcriptional regulator has protein sequence MSAIRLLVLGAVRMHGRAHGYQVRNDLEYWGAHEWSNAKPGSIYHALKQMAKQGLLLAHETAPSTAGGPPRTEYELTDEGLAECRRLLRDAIRSYDQNVDVLSAAIGFIVDLPRAEAVALLKERIEGIEEWRRAVTEYYTPEDGPESLGHIGEIMNLWVHSADTGAEWTRGLIARIESGAYTFADEGDPFVGLLADDQENPYATGVPHPGDHD, from the coding sequence ATGTCCGCGATCCGACTGCTGGTCCTCGGCGCCGTGCGCATGCACGGCCGCGCGCACGGCTATCAGGTCCGTAACGACCTGGAGTACTGGGGCGCGCACGAGTGGTCCAACGCCAAGCCCGGGTCGATCTACCACGCCCTGAAGCAGATGGCGAAGCAGGGACTGCTCCTCGCGCACGAGACGGCCCCCTCCACGGCGGGCGGCCCGCCGCGCACCGAGTACGAGCTCACGGACGAGGGGCTGGCGGAGTGCCGCCGCCTGCTGCGTGACGCCATCCGCTCCTACGACCAGAACGTGGACGTCCTCTCGGCGGCCATCGGTTTCATCGTCGACCTGCCCCGGGCGGAGGCGGTCGCGCTGCTCAAGGAGCGGATCGAGGGAATCGAGGAGTGGCGCAGGGCGGTCACCGAGTACTACACCCCCGAGGACGGCCCCGAATCCCTCGGCCACATCGGCGAGATCATGAATCTCTGGGTGCACTCCGCCGACACCGGCGCGGAGTGGACCCGGGGTCTGATCGCCCGCATCGAAAGCGGTGCGTACACCTTCGCCGACGAGGGTGACCCCTTCGTCGGGTTGCTCGCCGATGACCAGGAGAACCCGTACGCCACCGGCGTTCCTCACCCTGGGGACCACGACTAA
- a CDS encoding glutamate decarboxylase, translating to MPLHRGAHPEQDEPSKERRRLALNPFFGEADPTAAMNTAPPRHRLPDGPLPPLTAYRLVHDELMLDGNSRLNLATFVTTWMEPQAGVLMGECRDKNMIDKDEYPRTAELERRCVAMLADLWNAPDPRATVGCSTTGSSEACMLAGLALKRRWAKRNADRYPATARPNLVMGVNVQVCWEKFCTFWEVEARLVPMEGERFHLDPAAAAELCDENTIGVVGVLGSTFDGSYEPIADLCAALDALQERTGLDVPVHVDGASGAMVAPFLDPDLVWDFRLPRVASINTSGHKYGLVYPGVGWALWRTADALPEELVFRVNYLGGDMPTFALNFSRPGAQVVAQYYTFLRLGHEGYRAVQQASRDVACGLARAVEELGDFRLLTRGDELPVFAFTTDVDVQAYDVFDVSRRLREHGWLVPAYTFPANRQDLSVLRVVCRNGFSSDLAELLIEDLKLLLPELRSQRHPLSHDRAAPTPFHH from the coding sequence ATGCCGCTCCACCGCGGTGCCCACCCGGAACAGGACGAACCCTCGAAGGAGCGGCGCAGGCTCGCCCTGAACCCGTTCTTCGGCGAGGCCGACCCGACGGCCGCGATGAACACCGCGCCGCCCCGGCACCGGCTGCCCGACGGGCCGCTGCCGCCGTTGACGGCGTACCGGCTGGTCCACGACGAGCTGATGCTCGACGGGAACTCACGCCTCAACCTGGCCACGTTCGTCACCACGTGGATGGAGCCGCAGGCCGGCGTCCTGATGGGGGAGTGCCGGGACAAGAACATGATCGACAAGGACGAGTACCCGCGCACCGCCGAGTTGGAGCGGCGCTGTGTGGCGATGCTCGCCGACCTGTGGAACGCGCCCGATCCGAGGGCGACCGTGGGGTGTTCGACCACCGGATCGAGCGAGGCGTGCATGCTCGCGGGGCTCGCCCTGAAGCGGCGCTGGGCGAAGCGGAACGCGGACCGCTACCCGGCCACGGCGCGGCCCAATCTGGTGATGGGCGTCAACGTGCAGGTGTGCTGGGAGAAGTTCTGCACCTTCTGGGAGGTGGAGGCCCGGCTCGTCCCGATGGAGGGCGAGCGGTTCCACCTCGACCCGGCGGCCGCCGCCGAGCTGTGCGACGAGAACACCATCGGCGTCGTCGGCGTCCTCGGCTCCACCTTTGACGGGTCCTACGAGCCGATCGCCGACCTGTGCGCGGCCCTGGACGCCCTCCAGGAGCGGACCGGCCTCGACGTCCCGGTCCATGTGGACGGGGCGTCCGGCGCGATGGTGGCGCCCTTCCTCGACCCGGACCTGGTGTGGGACTTCCGGCTGCCGAGGGTGGCGTCGATCAACACCTCGGGCCACAAGTACGGCCTCGTCTACCCGGGGGTCGGCTGGGCGCTGTGGCGGACGGCGGACGCGCTGCCCGAGGAGCTCGTCTTCCGGGTCAACTACCTGGGCGGCGACATGCCGACGTTCGCGCTGAACTTCTCCCGGCCCGGGGCGCAGGTGGTCGCGCAGTACTACACGTTCCTGCGCCTCGGGCACGAGGGCTACCGCGCGGTCCAGCAGGCCTCCCGGGACGTGGCGTGCGGCCTGGCCCGGGCGGTGGAGGAGCTGGGTGACTTCCGGCTCCTCACCCGGGGCGACGAGCTGCCGGTGTTCGCCTTCACGACGGACGTGGACGTCCAGGCGTACGACGTGTTCGACGTCTCCCGCCGGCTGCGGGAGCACGGCTGGCTGGTGCCCGCGTACACCTTCCCCGCCAACCGGCAGGACCTCTCCGTGCTGCGGGTGGTGTGCCGCAACGGGTTCTCCTCGGACCTGGCCGAGCTGCTGATCGAGGACCTGAAGCTGCTGCTCCCCGAACTCCGTTCCCAGAGGCACCCGTTGAGTCATGACCGGGCGGCCCCGACTCCCTTCCACCACTGA
- the wrbA gene encoding NAD(P)H:quinone oxidoreductase, whose product MPTPVNVAVIYYSSTGTVAAIAKAIAGDAERAGAQVRLRRAAELAPQAAIDSNPAWAENVTATADIPEVSPDDMAWADAVIFGSPTRYGNVTAQLKQFIDTLGGMWQAGQLADKVYSGFTSSSTAHGGQESTLLALYNTIHHFGGILVAPGYTDPTKFVDGNPYGTSHVSGQGDIPVGEQTLTAARVQAERVVKFTRAIKAGLAAES is encoded by the coding sequence ATGCCCACGCCCGTCAACGTCGCCGTCATCTACTACTCCTCCACCGGCACCGTCGCCGCGATCGCGAAGGCCATCGCCGGGGACGCGGAGCGGGCCGGGGCCCAGGTGCGGCTGCGCCGGGCGGCGGAGCTCGCCCCGCAGGCCGCCATCGACTCCAACCCGGCGTGGGCCGAGAACGTGACCGCGACCGCGGACATCCCCGAGGTCTCGCCGGACGACATGGCGTGGGCGGACGCGGTGATCTTCGGTTCGCCGACCCGGTACGGGAACGTCACCGCCCAGCTGAAGCAGTTCATCGACACGCTCGGCGGGATGTGGCAGGCGGGGCAGCTCGCCGACAAGGTCTACAGCGGCTTCACCTCCAGCTCCACCGCCCACGGCGGCCAGGAGTCCACGCTGCTCGCGCTCTACAACACGATCCACCACTTCGGCGGCATCCTCGTCGCCCCCGGGTACACCGACCCCACGAAGTTCGTGGACGGCAACCCGTACGGCACCTCCCACGTCTCCGGGCAGGGCGACATCCCGGTCGGCGAGCAGACCCTGACCGCCGCCCGGGTGCAGGCCGAGCGGGTCGTGAAGTTCACCCGGGCGATCAAGGCGGGCCTGGCCGCCGAGAGCTGA
- a CDS encoding aldehyde dehydrogenase family protein, translating to MSFFHELAHQYIDGEWLTGSGSWDIIDFNPYNGEKLAAVTVATALEVDRAYRAAERAQREWAAVNPYERRAVLERALRVTGERTEEIVEAIIDELGGTRLRAQYEVRGATEFLREAIRQALRPTGRLLPAVGDGRENRLYRLPVGVVGVISAFNFPFLVTMKSVAPALALGNAVVVKPHQNAPVVGGGLIARIFEDAGLPAGLLNVVITDSAEIGDAFIEHPVPKVISFTGSDRVGRHIAATAAGAFKRTILELSGNSALVVLEDADVDYAVRAAVFSRFLHQGQVSMAANRILVDRSVAVEFTERFTAEVAALKTGDPRDPETRIGPVINAFQADALDALVDRAVADGATALVRGRTVGNVVGPTVLTGLADDSPLLQQEILGPVALLMTFDGEEEAVRLVNDSPYGLSGAVHTRDAERGVKFAQRIVSGMFHVNDSTVQDDPLVAFGGEKTSGVGRLNGEAVVEAFTTLRWMSIQHGRSVFPF from the coding sequence ATGTCCTTCTTCCATGAACTGGCCCACCAGTACATCGACGGCGAGTGGCTGACCGGCAGCGGCTCGTGGGACATCATCGATTTCAATCCCTACAACGGTGAGAAACTCGCCGCCGTCACCGTGGCCACCGCGCTGGAGGTCGACCGGGCCTACCGGGCCGCCGAGCGGGCCCAGCGGGAATGGGCCGCCGTCAATCCCTACGAGCGTCGCGCCGTCCTCGAACGCGCTCTCCGCGTCACCGGTGAACGCACGGAGGAGATCGTCGAGGCGATCATCGACGAACTGGGCGGTACCCGGCTGCGGGCCCAGTACGAGGTCCGTGGTGCGACCGAGTTCCTGCGCGAGGCGATCCGCCAGGCGCTGCGGCCCACCGGGCGGCTGCTGCCCGCCGTGGGGGACGGCCGGGAGAACCGGCTCTACCGGCTGCCCGTCGGCGTCGTGGGCGTCATCAGCGCCTTCAACTTCCCTTTCCTGGTGACGATGAAGTCCGTCGCCCCCGCTCTGGCGCTCGGCAACGCGGTCGTCGTGAAACCCCACCAGAACGCGCCCGTCGTGGGCGGTGGGCTGATCGCGAGGATATTCGAGGACGCCGGGCTGCCGGCCGGGCTGCTCAACGTGGTGATCACCGACAGCGCCGAGATCGGCGACGCGTTCATCGAGCACCCCGTGCCCAAGGTGATCTCGTTCACCGGCTCCGACCGGGTCGGCCGGCACATCGCCGCCACCGCGGCCGGCGCCTTCAAGCGGACCATCCTCGAACTGAGCGGGAACAGCGCCCTGGTGGTGCTGGAGGACGCCGACGTCGACTACGCGGTCCGGGCGGCCGTCTTCAGCCGCTTCCTGCACCAGGGGCAGGTCAGCATGGCGGCCAACCGGATCCTGGTGGACCGGTCGGTGGCGGTGGAGTTCACCGAGCGGTTCACCGCCGAGGTGGCCGCCCTGAAGACCGGGGACCCGAGGGACCCGGAGACCCGGATCGGACCGGTCATCAACGCCTTCCAGGCCGACGCGCTGGACGCCCTGGTGGACCGGGCGGTCGCGGACGGCGCGACGGCGCTCGTGCGCGGCCGGACCGTCGGCAACGTCGTCGGCCCGACCGTCCTGACCGGTCTTGCGGACGACTCCCCGCTGCTTCAGCAGGAGATCCTCGGCCCGGTGGCCCTGCTGATGACGTTCGACGGCGAGGAGGAGGCCGTGCGGCTCGTCAACGACAGCCCGTACGGACTCAGCGGCGCGGTGCACACCCGGGACGCGGAGCGCGGCGTGAAGTTCGCGCAGCGGATCGTCAGCGGGATGTTCCACGTCAACGACTCCACCGTGCAGGACGATCCGCTGGTCGCGTTCGGCGGCGAGAAGACGTCCGGCGTGGGGCGGCTGAACGGCGAGGCGGTGGTCGAGGCGTTCACCACCCTGCGGTGGATGTCGATCCAGCACGGCCGCTCGGTCTTCCCGTTCTGA
- a CDS encoding DUF397 domain-containing protein, protein MHHVYNGMAATELRGVVWQKSRHSNSQGSCVEFARLPGGNVAMRNSRHPDGPALVYTPAEIEALLLGVKDGEFDHLAAGA, encoded by the coding sequence GTGCACCACGTGTACAACGGCATGGCGGCCACAGAGCTTCGCGGAGTCGTCTGGCAGAAGAGCAGGCACAGCAACTCCCAGGGATCCTGTGTGGAGTTCGCGCGGCTGCCCGGAGGGAATGTGGCGATGCGGAACTCCCGTCACCCCGACGGGCCCGCCCTCGTCTATACGCCCGCGGAGATAGAGGCGCTGCTGCTCGGCGTCAAGGACGGCGAGTTCGACCACCTCGCCGCCGGCGCCTGA
- a CDS encoding helix-turn-helix domain-containing protein: protein MSAGESSGSVVRRILLGSQLRRLRESRGITREAAGYSIRASESKISRMELGRVSFKARDVEDLLTLYGVADEAERDSLLGLAREANVAGWWHSYGDVLPGWFQTYIGLEGAASLIRIYEVQFVHGLLQTEAYAHAVVSRGMRGASPAEVDRRVALRLERQKALVSERAPTFHAVLDEAALRRPYGERDVMRAQLRHLIDMSEQPNITLQVMPFSHGGHAGESGSFTMLRFPESDLSDIVYLEQLTSALYLDKPEEVAQYEKAMAGLAQDSPTPEDSRDLLRGLLQLA from the coding sequence GTGTCGGCAGGCGAGTCGAGTGGATCGGTGGTGCGGCGCATCCTCCTGGGCTCTCAGCTCAGGAGACTGCGGGAGTCGCGCGGAATCACCCGTGAGGCGGCCGGCTACTCGATCCGGGCCTCCGAATCGAAGATCAGCCGCATGGAGTTGGGACGGGTGAGCTTCAAGGCCAGGGACGTCGAGGACCTGCTCACGCTCTACGGAGTCGCGGACGAGGCGGAGCGCGACTCCCTCCTCGGCCTGGCCCGTGAGGCCAACGTGGCGGGCTGGTGGCACAGTTACGGTGACGTGCTGCCCGGCTGGTTCCAGACGTACATCGGCCTGGAAGGCGCTGCCTCCCTGATCCGTATCTATGAAGTGCAGTTTGTGCACGGGCTGTTGCAGACCGAGGCGTACGCCCACGCCGTCGTCTCGCGCGGGATGCGCGGAGCCTCGCCCGCCGAGGTCGACCGCCGGGTGGCCCTGCGACTGGAGCGCCAGAAGGCCCTCGTCTCGGAGCGCGCCCCGACGTTCCACGCCGTTCTCGACGAGGCGGCGCTGCGCCGCCCGTACGGCGAACGCGACGTCATGCGTGCCCAATTGCGGCATCTGATCGATATGTCGGAGCAGCCGAACATCACGCTCCAGGTCATGCCCTTCAGCCACGGCGGTCATGCCGGCGAGAGCGGATCGTTCACGATGCTGCGTTTCCCGGAATCCGATCTGTCGGACATTGTCTATTTGGAGCAGCTGACGAGCGCGCTCTATCTGGACAAGCCCGAGGAAGTCGCGCAGTACGAAAAAGCCATGGCGGGTCTCGCCCAGGACAGCCCCACGCCGGAAGACAGCCGGGATCTTCTGCGCGGTCTACTCCAACTGGCGTAA
- a CDS encoding ATP-binding protein — MLEPLRQGLPPTDPSGVAGSASCALPARYEAVGGARKFTRSTLERWELGDRFDDVALVVSELVTNALRHALPGDPPRELTDPPVRLHLMRWTSRLVCAVRDPSRESPAAGRAADSAESGRGLFLVECVSDSWGWHPSPVQLGELPSGPLYGKVVWALFRLQEKENPKPGP; from the coding sequence ATGCTCGAGCCGTTACGGCAGGGGCTTCCCCCCACCGACCCCTCAGGGGTTGCCGGATCGGCGTCCTGCGCTCTGCCCGCACGCTACGAAGCGGTCGGCGGGGCACGGAAGTTCACCCGGTCGACGCTGGAGCGATGGGAGCTGGGCGACCGTTTCGACGATGTCGCCCTGGTGGTGTCCGAACTCGTCACCAACGCCCTGCGCCACGCGCTGCCCGGCGATCCGCCGCGGGAATTGACGGACCCGCCGGTGCGGCTGCATCTGATGCGCTGGACCTCGCGACTGGTGTGCGCCGTGCGCGACCCCAGCCGGGAGAGCCCGGCGGCGGGCCGGGCGGCGGATTCCGCCGAATCCGGCCGCGGACTGTTTCTGGTGGAATGCGTCAGCGACAGCTGGGGCTGGCACCCCTCTCCCGTACAGCTCGGAGAACTGCCTTCGGGCCCGCTGTACGGCAAGGTCGTCTGGGCCCTTTTCCGGCTCCAGGAGAAGGAGAACCCGAAGCCGGGTCCGTGA
- a CDS encoding MFS transporter, whose protein sequence is MASSTSASPYSPSSSRRPSRIHRAWLMAAVAGAAIVTAGAFTTVPGLLVTPLHEEYAWERGQIALAASVNMVLFGLTAPFAAALMDRIGARRVVMGALLLVAAGALLTGVMTRPWQLVAYWGVLIGLGSGCLTMTFAAGITARWFDRRRGLVTGALSSSSHLGQLLFLPLLAWSVGRFGWRPPVVTLALVALVVAALVFLLLRDHPADAGVKPYGAREFVPRPPPVPGAAVRALRVLLRAARTGPFWLLAGVFALCGASTNGIMWSNWAPAAHDHGMRATAAASLLSLVGVFSALGALLAGWLTDRFDPRRLLTVCFAVRALTLLALPLVFTSTVTAPMLLFVAVYGLVDVATVPPVIELARRVYGDDGPVVFGWTNAAHQLGAGASAFLGATARDVFGTYDVVWAALAAGCLVAALLAPAVSVRAHRPAERKRAGYPSQS, encoded by the coding sequence ATGGCCTCTTCGACCTCGGCATCCCCGTACTCCCCGTCGTCCTCCCGCCGGCCCTCCCGGATCCACCGCGCCTGGCTGATGGCCGCCGTCGCGGGCGCGGCCATCGTGACGGCCGGGGCGTTCACCACCGTGCCGGGTCTGCTGGTGACGCCCCTCCACGAGGAGTACGCCTGGGAGCGCGGGCAGATCGCGCTCGCCGCCTCGGTGAACATGGTGCTGTTCGGTCTCACCGCCCCGTTCGCGGCGGCGCTGATGGACCGGATCGGGGCCCGCCGCGTCGTGATGGGCGCGCTGCTCCTGGTCGCGGCGGGGGCGCTGCTCACCGGTGTCATGACGCGGCCGTGGCAGCTGGTCGCGTACTGGGGCGTGCTGATCGGCCTCGGCAGCGGCTGCCTGACCATGACGTTCGCCGCCGGGATCACCGCCCGCTGGTTCGACCGGCGGCGCGGTCTGGTGACCGGCGCGCTCAGCTCCTCCAGCCACCTGGGCCAGCTGCTCTTCCTGCCCCTGCTGGCCTGGTCCGTCGGCCGCTTCGGCTGGCGCCCGCCGGTGGTGACGCTGGCGCTCGTGGCCCTGGTGGTCGCCGCCCTGGTGTTCCTGCTGCTGCGCGACCACCCGGCGGACGCGGGCGTGAAGCCGTACGGGGCGCGGGAGTTCGTCCCCAGGCCGCCCCCGGTCCCCGGGGCGGCCGTGCGGGCGCTGAGGGTGCTGCTGCGTGCGGCGCGCACCGGTCCGTTCTGGCTGCTGGCCGGGGTGTTCGCCCTCTGCGGAGCGTCGACCAACGGCATCATGTGGTCCAACTGGGCGCCCGCCGCGCACGATCACGGCATGCGGGCCACGGCGGCGGCCTCGCTGCTGTCCCTCGTCGGGGTCTTCTCCGCCCTCGGCGCGCTGCTGGCCGGGTGGCTGACCGACCGGTTCGACCCGCGCCGGCTGCTGACCGTCTGCTTCGCCGTCCGCGCGCTAACCCTGCTCGCGCTGCCCCTGGTGTTCACCTCCACGGTCACGGCCCCGATGCTCCTGTTCGTGGCGGTCTACGGGCTCGTCGACGTCGCGACCGTGCCGCCCGTCATCGAGCTCGCCCGCCGGGTGTACGGGGACGACGGCCCCGTGGTCTTCGGCTGGACGAACGCGGCCCACCAGCTGGGGGCGGGCGCCTCGGCGTTCCTCGGGGCCACCGCGCGGGACGTCTTCGGCACGTACGACGTGGTGTGGGCCGCGCTGGCGGCCGGCTGCCTCGTCGCCGCACTGCTGGCCCCGGCCGTAAGCGTGAGGGCACACCGACCGGCCGAACGCAAGCGGGCGGGCTACCCTAGTCAAAGTTGA
- a CDS encoding ATP-binding cassette domain-containing protein: MTEAIVMDGVHKRYGEKRALDGLDLAVGSGTVHGVLGPNGAGKTTAVRIMSTLLRHDVGRVTVAGLDVRERAGEVRRRIGLLGQHAAVDEQLGGRQNLEMFGRLYHLGARRAGSRADELLERFGLADTGRKAVKQYSGGMRRRLDLAASLITDPDVLFLDEPTTGLDPRGRTEVWDAVRSLVGGGTTVLLTTQYLDEADQLADRISLIDDGRAVAEGTPDELKALVGGDRIDIVLRDASRLVEAGALLGGADLVLDADRRRIGAPAPDRMAALARTVRVLEEAGIEAEDIAVRRPTLDEVFLSLTGQPAGERRTEKTAKAQKTTEKTTEKTEVAA; the protein is encoded by the coding sequence GTGACCGAAGCGATCGTCATGGACGGCGTGCACAAGCGGTACGGGGAGAAGCGCGCCCTGGACGGACTGGACCTGGCCGTCGGCAGCGGCACCGTGCACGGAGTGCTCGGCCCCAACGGGGCGGGCAAGACCACCGCCGTACGGATCATGTCGACGCTGCTGCGCCACGACGTGGGCCGGGTGACCGTGGCCGGCCTCGACGTCCGCGAGCGGGCGGGCGAGGTGCGGCGCAGGATCGGGCTGCTCGGCCAGCACGCGGCGGTGGACGAGCAGCTCGGCGGGCGGCAGAACCTGGAGATGTTCGGGCGGCTGTACCACCTGGGCGCACGCCGGGCGGGCAGCCGGGCGGACGAGCTCCTGGAGCGGTTCGGCCTCGCGGACACCGGGCGCAAGGCCGTCAAGCAGTACAGCGGCGGCATGCGCAGGCGCCTCGACCTGGCCGCGTCGCTGATCACCGACCCGGACGTGCTGTTCCTGGACGAGCCGACGACCGGCCTCGACCCGCGCGGCCGGACCGAGGTGTGGGACGCGGTGCGGTCCCTGGTCGGCGGCGGCACCACGGTGCTGCTGACCACGCAGTATCTGGACGAGGCGGACCAGCTGGCCGACCGGATCTCCCTCATCGACGACGGCCGGGCGGTCGCCGAGGGCACCCCCGACGAGCTGAAGGCCCTCGTCGGCGGCGACCGGATCGACATCGTCCTGCGCGACGCGTCCCGGCTGGTGGAGGCGGGCGCCCTGCTCGGCGGCGCGGACCTGGTGCTGGACGCCGACCGGCGGCGCATCGGCGCGCCCGCCCCGGACCGGATGGCGGCCCTGGCGCGGACGGTGCGGGTGCTGGAGGAGGCGGGCATCGAGGCGGAGGACATCGCGGTGCGCCGCCCCACCCTGGACGAGGTGTTCCTGTCGCTGACCGGACAGCCCGCCGGCGAACGGCGTACGGAGAAGACGGCGAAGGCGCAGAAGACGACGGAGAAGACGACGGAGAAGACGGAGGTGGCGGCGTGA
- a CDS encoding ABC transporter permease, whose product MSAATTTAPGPGGATSRLGWALADSWTMTRRELAHWARQPVAVLVNLVFPVMLLLMFTYLVGGGRGVDGDPTEFLVPGMLALTMAFGLESTMLAVTQDLGKGVIDRFRSMPMVPGAVLVGRSAADMLQSTAGLAVMTGVGYAVGWRWHHGAAAALGAFGLLLLLRFAMLWVGILLAMVAGRPEMVAAVQILVWPVGFLSNVFATPASMPGWLGSVVEWNPMSATATAVRELFGNPGGATGSWAAEHAQLLAVLWPVAIIAVFFPLAVARFARLSR is encoded by the coding sequence GTGAGCGCGGCGACGACGACGGCGCCCGGGCCGGGCGGCGCGACCTCCCGGCTCGGCTGGGCCCTGGCCGACTCCTGGACGATGACCCGCCGCGAACTGGCGCACTGGGCCCGGCAGCCCGTCGCGGTCCTCGTCAACCTGGTCTTCCCGGTGATGCTGCTGCTGATGTTCACCTATCTGGTCGGCGGCGGCCGGGGCGTGGACGGCGACCCCACGGAGTTCCTGGTCCCCGGGATGCTCGCGCTGACCATGGCCTTCGGCCTGGAGAGCACGATGCTCGCGGTCACCCAGGACCTGGGCAAGGGCGTCATCGACCGCTTCCGCTCGATGCCGATGGTCCCCGGCGCCGTCCTGGTCGGCCGCAGCGCCGCGGACATGCTCCAGTCGACGGCAGGGCTCGCGGTGATGACCGGGGTCGGTTACGCGGTCGGCTGGCGCTGGCACCACGGGGCCGCCGCCGCGCTGGGGGCGTTCGGGCTGCTGCTCCTGCTGCGGTTCGCGATGCTCTGGGTCGGCATCCTGCTGGCCATGGTGGCGGGGCGGCCGGAGATGGTCGCGGCGGTCCAGATCCTGGTCTGGCCGGTCGGCTTCCTCTCCAACGTCTTCGCCACCCCCGCGTCGATGCCGGGCTGGCTGGGCTCGGTGGTCGAGTGGAACCCGATGTCCGCCACCGCCACCGCCGTACGGGAGTTGTTCGGCAACCCGGGCGGCGCGACCGGCTCCTGGGCGGCCGAGCACGCCCAACTGCTCGCGGTGCTCTGGCCGGTGGCCATCATCGCGGTGTTCTTCCCGCTGGCGGTGGCCAGGTTCGCGCGCCTCAGCCGGTAG